One Xenopus tropicalis strain Nigerian chromosome 8, UCB_Xtro_10.0, whole genome shotgun sequence genomic window carries:
- the LOC100488687 gene encoding uncharacterized protein LOC100488687 has product MSKDGFVAFLYVCIYILLQQERAWGCTLTSDNFRTVLEWQTKESNCDIQLFNGSEWNSLSTDVVPVCKDGSCKVDLSWQMLNIYADYQAKILCPHGSKELNCTTPVLQLYNDVIPGPPLLNVSLEDGKLHMCVSLPLAPGITSNSAPRPIQSILKKLQNLILTVTTGNLTYCSEHIILNKLHCMDCKDLLPDSEYCATATFRDHHGKSARKCVINRDFRRLTYAVKAASPLVIFVFVILVWGYKAHTSLPKPKVLEFPYHFPRTLLLKENKVIIDSLSLMPPKWEYESTKTQFVKYERNGFLEQLDPGSVEEVEETWGSGETSECSVAILSASQEETPQPFTHIPEEWNNLSNINLNSILVMEKESNLEGLVVDGKPSAADQDVVSVADSSELWNSDKEEDNCEEQLQHFSGYERQGGTLFLSPVH; this is encoded by the exons ATGAGCAAAGACGGCTTTGTAGCTTTCCTGTATGTCTGTATATACATTCTGCTGCAACAGGAGCGAGCATGGG GCTGTACCCTAACATCTGATAATTTCCGAACTGTTTTGGAATGGCAGACTAAGGAGTCGAACTGTGATATTCAACTGTTTAATGG TTCCGAGTGGAATTCCCTATCTACCGATGTGGTACCTGTTTGTAAAGATGGATCCTGCAAAGTTGACCTCTCCTGGCAAATGCTTAATATTTATGCTGATTATCAGGCAAAGATACTATGCCCCCATGGTTCCAAGGAACTCAACTGCACTACACCAGTGCTTCAACTTTACAATGACG TGATCCCTGGTCCACCGCTATTGAATGTGTCTCTTGAAGATGGGAAATTGCATATGTGTGTGTCCCTTCCTCTTGCCCCAGGAATCACATCGAATAGCGCCCCACGTCCCATACAAAGTATTTTGAAGAAACTGCAAAACCTCATCCTTACTGTTACTACGGGGAATCTTACCTATTGCAGT GAGCATATAATTCTGAATAAATTGCACTGTATGGACTGCAAAGACTTACTACCAGACAGCGAGTACTGTGCCACCGCAACCTTTAGAGATCACCATGGAAAGAGTGCAAGGAAGTGCGTGATCAATAGGGACTTTCGCAGACTAACCTATGCAGTTAAAG CTGCCTCGCCGTTAGTGATCTTTGTTTTCGTCATTTTGGTCTGGGGCTACAAGGCCCACACTTCTCTTCCAAAACCTAAAGTCTTG GAATTTCCTTATCATTTTCCTCGCACTCTGTTGCTAAAAGAAAATAAGGTTATAATTGACTCTTTGTCCCTGATGCCACCGAAGTGGGAATATGAATCTACCAAAACACAGTTTGTCAAATATGAACGAAATGGTTTCCTTGAGCAGCTTGATCCAGGTTCAGTGGAAGAAGTGGAAGAGACATGGGGATCAGGGGAGACTTCTGAGTGCAGTGTAGCAATTTTATCTGCCAGTCAAGAGGAGACACCACAACCATTCACTCATATCCCAGAGGAGTGGAACAATCTTTCTAATATCAACCTCAATTCCATCCTGGTGATGGAGAAAGAAAGCAATCTAGAAGGACTGGTGGTAGATGGAAAGCCAAGTGCGGCAGACCAGGACGTTGTTTCTGTAGCAGatagctcagaattatggaacaGTGACAAAGAGGAGGATAACTGCGAGGAGCAGCTGCAGCATTTCTCTGGTTATGAGCGGCAAGGTGGAACATTATTTCTTAGTCCTGTGCATTAA